From Megalobrama amblycephala isolate DHTTF-2021 linkage group LG8, ASM1881202v1, whole genome shotgun sequence, the proteins below share one genomic window:
- the im:7151449 gene encoding complement decay-accelerating factor isoform X4, with protein MTSVKAWPLLLLQFSLVSMEKGCPFPDLNGKIILSEESRMRNNFPDDSKAFVECARGHEREEGSNVIICRSGKWSDPELKCKKIDCGSPEDSPHMTYSITEGTLFGARIKPVCERGYDLEGSSFRQCLVSGWGGKSKCTLITCDEPIPIEHGKFSKPRNIIQFDDVVEYSCDDNYTLVGNRFITCGQYWEYSSPPPECKASNATNKATTTATDTTTATATDTTTASATATDTTTASATATATDTTTATATDTTTATDTDTTTATADTTTATETTTASATTLSNERILYEPLTPSPSESSFKSNDTTTFVKQKSKDVVAPIIGDVVAPIIGDVVAPIIVVHTILAKN; from the exons ATGACAAGTGTGAAGGCTTGGCCACTGCTTCTACTGCAGTTTTCACTGGTGTCTATGGAGAAAG GTTGTCCGTTTCCTGATTTGAATGgcaaaattattttgtctgaggaATCCAGAATGAGGAATAATTTCCCAGATGATTCAAAGGCGTTTGTGGAGTGTGCTAGAGGACACGAGAGAGAGGAAGGTTCAAATGTGATCATCTGCAGGAGTGGGAAGTGGAGTGATCCGGaattaaaatgcaaaa AGATAGACTGTGGATCACCTGAAGATTCACCACATATGACCTACTCCATCACAGAAGGAACGTTGTTTGGTGCCCGCATAAAACCCGTATGTGAGAGGGG ATATGACCTGGAAGGATCAAGTTTCAGGCAGTGTCTTGTATCTGGCTGGGGCGGAAAGTCTAAATGTACTT TGATAACGTGTGATGAGCCAATTCCAATTGAGCATGGAAAGTTCTCAAAGCCCAGGAACATTATTCAATTTGATGATGTCGTTGAATATTCCTGCGATGATAACTACACCCTCGTTGGAAACAGATTTATTACATGTGGGCAATATTGGGAATATAGTTCACCACCTCCAGAATGCAAAG CAAGCAATGCCACAAACAAAGCCACAACAACAGCTACAgacacaacaacagcaacagctACAGACACAACAACAGCATCAGCAACAGCTACAGACACAACAACAGCATCAGCAACAGCAACAGCTACAgacacaacaacagcaacagctACAgacacaacaacagcaacagaTACAgacacaacaacagcaacagcagacacaacaacagcaacagaaACAACAACAGCCTCAGCCACCACACTTTCAAATG AAAGAATTCTATATGAGCCTCTTACTCCTTCACCGAGTGAGTCGTCCTTTAAATCCAATGATACAACTACTTTTGTGAAACAGAAGTCAAAAG ATGTTGTCGCTCCGATTATTGGCG ATGTTGTCGCTCCGATTATTGGCG ATGTTGTCGCTCCGATTATTGTCG TTCATACAATACTGGCGAAGAACTGA
- the im:7151449 gene encoding complement decay-accelerating factor isoform X5, with translation MTSVKAWPLLLLQFSLVSMEKGCPFPDLNGKIILSEESRMRNNFPDDSKAFVECARGHEREEGSNVIICRSGKWSDPELKCKKIDCGSPEDSPHMTYSITEGTLFGARIKPVCERGYDLEGSSFRQCLVSGWGGKSKCTLITCDEPIPIEHGKFSKPRNIIQFDDVVEYSCDDNYTLVGNRFITCGQYWEYSSPPPECKASNATNKATTTATDTTTATATDTTTASATATDTTTASATATATDTTTATATDTTTATDTDTTTATADTTTATETTTASATTLSNERILYEPLTPSPSESSFKSNDTTTFVKQKSKDVVAPIIGDVVAPIIVVHTILAKN, from the exons ATGACAAGTGTGAAGGCTTGGCCACTGCTTCTACTGCAGTTTTCACTGGTGTCTATGGAGAAAG GTTGTCCGTTTCCTGATTTGAATGgcaaaattattttgtctgaggaATCCAGAATGAGGAATAATTTCCCAGATGATTCAAAGGCGTTTGTGGAGTGTGCTAGAGGACACGAGAGAGAGGAAGGTTCAAATGTGATCATCTGCAGGAGTGGGAAGTGGAGTGATCCGGaattaaaatgcaaaa AGATAGACTGTGGATCACCTGAAGATTCACCACATATGACCTACTCCATCACAGAAGGAACGTTGTTTGGTGCCCGCATAAAACCCGTATGTGAGAGGGG ATATGACCTGGAAGGATCAAGTTTCAGGCAGTGTCTTGTATCTGGCTGGGGCGGAAAGTCTAAATGTACTT TGATAACGTGTGATGAGCCAATTCCAATTGAGCATGGAAAGTTCTCAAAGCCCAGGAACATTATTCAATTTGATGATGTCGTTGAATATTCCTGCGATGATAACTACACCCTCGTTGGAAACAGATTTATTACATGTGGGCAATATTGGGAATATAGTTCACCACCTCCAGAATGCAAAG CAAGCAATGCCACAAACAAAGCCACAACAACAGCTACAgacacaacaacagcaacagctACAGACACAACAACAGCATCAGCAACAGCTACAGACACAACAACAGCATCAGCAACAGCAACAGCTACAgacacaacaacagcaacagctACAgacacaacaacagcaacagaTACAgacacaacaacagcaacagcagacacaacaacagcaacagaaACAACAACAGCCTCAGCCACCACACTTTCAAATG AAAGAATTCTATATGAGCCTCTTACTCCTTCACCGAGTGAGTCGTCCTTTAAATCCAATGATACAACTACTTTTGTGAAACAGAAGTCAAAAG ATGTTGTCGCTCCGATTATTGGCG ATGTTGTCGCTCCGATTATTGTCG TTCATACAATACTGGCGAAGAACTGA
- the im:7151449 gene encoding complement decay-accelerating factor isoform X3, whose product MTSVKAWPLLLLQFSLVSMEKGCPFPDLNGKIILSEESRMRNNFPDDSKAFVECARGHEREEGSNVIICRSGKWSDPELKCKKIDCGSPEDSPHMTYSITEGTLFGARIKPVCERGYDLEGSSFRQCLVSGWGGKSKCTLITCDEPIPIEHGKFSKPRNIIQFDDVVEYSCDDNYTLVGNRFITCGQYWEYSSPPPECKASNATNKATTTATDTTTATATDTTTASATATDTTTASATATATDTTTATATDTTTATDTDTTTATADTTTATETTTASATTLSNERILYEPLTPSPSESSFKSNDTTTFVKQKSKDVVAPIIGDVVAPIIGASTGATFIAFIICFALWYIKQRGSYNTGEELKTKEELMVYRSL is encoded by the exons ATGACAAGTGTGAAGGCTTGGCCACTGCTTCTACTGCAGTTTTCACTGGTGTCTATGGAGAAAG GTTGTCCGTTTCCTGATTTGAATGgcaaaattattttgtctgaggaATCCAGAATGAGGAATAATTTCCCAGATGATTCAAAGGCGTTTGTGGAGTGTGCTAGAGGACACGAGAGAGAGGAAGGTTCAAATGTGATCATCTGCAGGAGTGGGAAGTGGAGTGATCCGGaattaaaatgcaaaa AGATAGACTGTGGATCACCTGAAGATTCACCACATATGACCTACTCCATCACAGAAGGAACGTTGTTTGGTGCCCGCATAAAACCCGTATGTGAGAGGGG ATATGACCTGGAAGGATCAAGTTTCAGGCAGTGTCTTGTATCTGGCTGGGGCGGAAAGTCTAAATGTACTT TGATAACGTGTGATGAGCCAATTCCAATTGAGCATGGAAAGTTCTCAAAGCCCAGGAACATTATTCAATTTGATGATGTCGTTGAATATTCCTGCGATGATAACTACACCCTCGTTGGAAACAGATTTATTACATGTGGGCAATATTGGGAATATAGTTCACCACCTCCAGAATGCAAAG CAAGCAATGCCACAAACAAAGCCACAACAACAGCTACAgacacaacaacagcaacagctACAGACACAACAACAGCATCAGCAACAGCTACAGACACAACAACAGCATCAGCAACAGCAACAGCTACAgacacaacaacagcaacagctACAgacacaacaacagcaacagaTACAgacacaacaacagcaacagcagacacaacaacagcaacagaaACAACAACAGCCTCAGCCACCACACTTTCAAATG AAAGAATTCTATATGAGCCTCTTACTCCTTCACCGAGTGAGTCGTCCTTTAAATCCAATGATACAACTACTTTTGTGAAACAGAAGTCAAAAG ATGTTGTCGCTCCGATTATTGGCG ATGTTGTCGCTCCGATTATTGGCG CCTCCACAGGCGCCACATTTATAGCTTTCATAATATGTTTCGCATTATGGTACATTAAACAGAGAGG TTCATACAATACTGGCGAAGAACTGAAGACAAAAGAGGAGTTAATGGTATATCGAAGTCTGTAA
- the im:7151449 gene encoding complement decay-accelerating factor isoform X1 has protein sequence MTSVKAWPLLLLQFSLVSMEKGCPFPDLNGKIILSEESRMRNNFPDDSKAFVECARGHEREEGSNVIICRSGKWSDPELKCKKIDCGSPEDSPHMTYSITEGTLFGARIKPVCERGYDLEGSSFRQCLVSGWGGKSKCTLITCDEPIPIEHGKFSKPRNIIQFDDVVEYSCDDNYTLVGNRFITCGQYWEYSSPPPECKASNATNKATTTATDTTTATATDTTTASATATDTTTASATATATDTTTATATDTTTATDTDTTTATADTTTATETTTASATTLSNERILYEPLTPSPSESSFKSNDTTTFVKQKSKDVVAPIIGDVVAPIIGDVVAPIIVASTGATFIAFIICFALWYIKQRGSYNTGEELKTKEELMVYRSL, from the exons ATGACAAGTGTGAAGGCTTGGCCACTGCTTCTACTGCAGTTTTCACTGGTGTCTATGGAGAAAG GTTGTCCGTTTCCTGATTTGAATGgcaaaattattttgtctgaggaATCCAGAATGAGGAATAATTTCCCAGATGATTCAAAGGCGTTTGTGGAGTGTGCTAGAGGACACGAGAGAGAGGAAGGTTCAAATGTGATCATCTGCAGGAGTGGGAAGTGGAGTGATCCGGaattaaaatgcaaaa AGATAGACTGTGGATCACCTGAAGATTCACCACATATGACCTACTCCATCACAGAAGGAACGTTGTTTGGTGCCCGCATAAAACCCGTATGTGAGAGGGG ATATGACCTGGAAGGATCAAGTTTCAGGCAGTGTCTTGTATCTGGCTGGGGCGGAAAGTCTAAATGTACTT TGATAACGTGTGATGAGCCAATTCCAATTGAGCATGGAAAGTTCTCAAAGCCCAGGAACATTATTCAATTTGATGATGTCGTTGAATATTCCTGCGATGATAACTACACCCTCGTTGGAAACAGATTTATTACATGTGGGCAATATTGGGAATATAGTTCACCACCTCCAGAATGCAAAG CAAGCAATGCCACAAACAAAGCCACAACAACAGCTACAgacacaacaacagcaacagctACAGACACAACAACAGCATCAGCAACAGCTACAGACACAACAACAGCATCAGCAACAGCAACAGCTACAgacacaacaacagcaacagctACAgacacaacaacagcaacagaTACAgacacaacaacagcaacagcagacacaacaacagcaacagaaACAACAACAGCCTCAGCCACCACACTTTCAAATG AAAGAATTCTATATGAGCCTCTTACTCCTTCACCGAGTGAGTCGTCCTTTAAATCCAATGATACAACTACTTTTGTGAAACAGAAGTCAAAAG ATGTTGTCGCTCCGATTATTGGCG ATGTTGTCGCTCCGATTATTGGCG ATGTTGTCGCTCCGATTATTGTCG CCTCCACAGGCGCCACATTTATAGCTTTCATAATATGTTTCGCATTATGGTACATTAAACAGAGAGG TTCATACAATACTGGCGAAGAACTGAAGACAAAAGAGGAGTTAATGGTATATCGAAGTCTGTAA
- the im:7151449 gene encoding complement decay-accelerating factor isoform X2 — MTSVKAWPLLLLQFSLVSMEKGCPFPDLNGKIILSEESRMRNNFPDDSKAFVECARGHEREEGSNVIICRSGKWSDPELKCKKIDCGSPEDSPHMTYSITEGTLFGARIKPVCERGYDLEGSSFRQCLVSGWGGKSKCTLITCDEPIPIEHGKFSKPRNIIQFDDVVEYSCDDNYTLVGNRFITCGQYWEYSSPPPECKASNATNKATTTATDTTTATATDTTTASATATDTTTASATATATDTTTATATDTTTATDTDTTTATADTTTATETTTASATTLSNERILYEPLTPSPSESSFKSNDTTTFVKQKSKDVVAPIIGDVVAPIIVASTGATFIAFIICFALWYIKQRGSYNTGEELKTKEELMVYRSL; from the exons ATGACAAGTGTGAAGGCTTGGCCACTGCTTCTACTGCAGTTTTCACTGGTGTCTATGGAGAAAG GTTGTCCGTTTCCTGATTTGAATGgcaaaattattttgtctgaggaATCCAGAATGAGGAATAATTTCCCAGATGATTCAAAGGCGTTTGTGGAGTGTGCTAGAGGACACGAGAGAGAGGAAGGTTCAAATGTGATCATCTGCAGGAGTGGGAAGTGGAGTGATCCGGaattaaaatgcaaaa AGATAGACTGTGGATCACCTGAAGATTCACCACATATGACCTACTCCATCACAGAAGGAACGTTGTTTGGTGCCCGCATAAAACCCGTATGTGAGAGGGG ATATGACCTGGAAGGATCAAGTTTCAGGCAGTGTCTTGTATCTGGCTGGGGCGGAAAGTCTAAATGTACTT TGATAACGTGTGATGAGCCAATTCCAATTGAGCATGGAAAGTTCTCAAAGCCCAGGAACATTATTCAATTTGATGATGTCGTTGAATATTCCTGCGATGATAACTACACCCTCGTTGGAAACAGATTTATTACATGTGGGCAATATTGGGAATATAGTTCACCACCTCCAGAATGCAAAG CAAGCAATGCCACAAACAAAGCCACAACAACAGCTACAgacacaacaacagcaacagctACAGACACAACAACAGCATCAGCAACAGCTACAGACACAACAACAGCATCAGCAACAGCAACAGCTACAgacacaacaacagcaacagctACAgacacaacaacagcaacagaTACAgacacaacaacagcaacagcagacacaacaacagcaacagaaACAACAACAGCCTCAGCCACCACACTTTCAAATG AAAGAATTCTATATGAGCCTCTTACTCCTTCACCGAGTGAGTCGTCCTTTAAATCCAATGATACAACTACTTTTGTGAAACAGAAGTCAAAAG ATGTTGTCGCTCCGATTATTGGCG ATGTTGTCGCTCCGATTATTGTCG CCTCCACAGGCGCCACATTTATAGCTTTCATAATATGTTTCGCATTATGGTACATTAAACAGAGAGG TTCATACAATACTGGCGAAGAACTGAAGACAAAAGAGGAGTTAATGGTATATCGAAGTCTGTAA